The Nicotiana tomentosiformis chromosome 2, ASM39032v3, whole genome shotgun sequence genome includes the window ATTATTTAGGAAATTATAACTCAAAATCTCAATAAACTTGAGATCTTAACATTCAACTCAAATACGGCCTCACTGGCCAATCTAAAATGTTCTATTAGTACTTTGAATATAGCTGagatgagaaataaagaaataataatttCTTACAATAAGGTTTTTGCCCTATAATTTTGTTATTGTAGCTAGTGAGCTAGGAAGCTAATGATAAAAATTTCCAAATTATAGGTGTGTTAAGTGCTTTATTCTGACTGTATGAGTGTGAAGTGCAAAAGcggaatattaaaataaaaaagatgaAAGAAGAAGAGATGATGACAAGATGGCGTAGTTTAAGGAATTTAGCATTATATCCACATCAGATCAAACTTGCTGCATTATCATCTGTCTAGAAGGTACTTTGATTTATGGCCTCTTTGTTTTCAAATATAGAATAAAACAAAATCAAGACTGGTAACTTAGTGGCCACTTTCTCTAATTCATGATCATTTGAGAATCATGCCTTCTACTTTTTCGTCATAATATATTTTGTTTTTTCTTCATTGTTTATtccatggtagattttgatgcaTGTCTCATGTTAAAACAGTTTAAGATCGTTTGGTGCCAGCTAATTTAAGGCTTGTTTTCTTATGTGTCTTTTAtgttcttttgtttctttttcccTTGCCTTTTTTTGTGCGCAAACCAGGTGATGAGGGTGCAGTGGTAGAGCCTTGATGCATGTTAATTGAAATATGGTGACATTTCCTTTTAAGACTGTTCTCTGATTTCAACTCGAATAACTTTCCTTGCATCAAGTATTTGATAATGAAATCTTAACCAAAGAAAAAAAAACCAATTATACGTACTAAAATCTATCTTTTGAGTTGAACATATTAAAATTCTTAGCAATATCCCAATTTTGAAGACCCGCATTGTTGTATAGACATTTTGCCGAGTCTCATATTGGGACCGCAATCCCCTTGGTCAGGGGCAGATATAGGGGTGGAAGTGGGTTCGTCCGTGATGGGTCCATCTCATTCAAAAGCAAAAGTAATAGACATGTGCCTTAGAAAAAATATTTAGCTGAGAATTTCTTTGGATTgttagccaactttgttgaattgtcaacattgaagaaaaagaaagaaaagtgtgtgcaaattgtcaaatatatAACTAGTAACTTATAACTTATGCTTTGAACAGTGATAAAAATAGCACGTGCTTCCGTGGGTTCAACTGACCGACCCCAGAACTAGCCAGCCTTCATACTACTAATTAGTCTCAACGAGAAACCGTTTTAACGTTGTAATCTAACTTGCTAGTTACTACATTCTGTGAATTCGTGCACCTACTTTTAAAATTCATAACTACAATTGTTAGAAAAGTGGTCCAAATCTTATATAAATCTCTGTCAGATGCGCAACTTCTTGCGTCATCATCTGCAAGTATGAATTAGCAAAACGATTTGTTAATAGCACTCCTAGCATTTTTTGTGTGCATTTCCACGTGCACTGCTCGTGCCAACCACTCGTCCATCTAATTTGCTTTCACAAGGCAGCCTCTAGACTCAAACATGATATCCTCTTCACTTTATTAACAATTAATGAACTGTCCTAAATAAAAATGATACTTGATAGAAATAAAATAACAGCACGCCTAACAATTTTTTAATACATTGGTACGTACGGAATCGATCCATTCAGGTAATGCCGCCTATTATCCCTTTCTAGAATGAGTATAAGCCATGCAAAGCTTAGTCATAATTTTCACTGCCGCAAACATCTgaagaaagaaaacaaatattGAACTTAAAATATTTGTGGAACGTCAAGAATCCGCTGTAcactttcttcttttctttcctAACACGAAAATATTGAACTACTATAAGTCTATAAATTAACCAAAAagacaaaaagacaaaaaataaaataaagaatcatTCTTCACCATGCAACATCTGTTAGCGCAAAAAAGCCTAAGTAGAAGTTCAGAAAACCCTAATTTCCACCATTAACACTAGaattggctataaataccagttTTCCTTTGCCTTATTTCATGTGAAGAAATCATTTTTAAGGAAAATGACAACACCTTTCTGCTTCttaattttctcttttctttctagtGCATTGGTTCATTTTAACCAATGCTATGCTAAGGAAAAAATCCCTTCTTCTTCCTTGGTGTTAAGTTTAAGTCGTTCGAAAAATAGCCTTTCGATTCCTAAGTCTTCGTATAACTTAGTGAAAAAAATCTCAGAAACGTTGGACGGCGTAATTGAGCCATTAAGAGAAGTGAGAGATGGTTATTTGATAACTTTGAATTTGGGAACACCCCCACAAATTATCCAGGTTTATATGGATACAGGGAGTGACCTTACTTGGGTACCTTGTGGAAACTTATCCTTTGATTGTATAGATTGTGATGACTATAAGAATCACAAGCTAATGTCAAGCTTCTCTCCTTCATTTTCATCTTCTTCCTCTAGGGATTTTTGTGATAGTCACTATTGTATTAATATCCATAGCTCTGATAACCCTTTCGATCAATGCACAGTCGCCGGATGCTCTTTAAGTAGCCTACTTAAGGGCACTTGCTCAAGGCCATGTCCTTCTTTTGCTTACACTTATGGTGAAGGTGTTGTAACTGGAACCCTAACTAAGGATACCCTAAGAGTACACTCAAACCCTAATTCTAATATTAGAGAAGTCCAAAAGTTTGTATTTGGATGTGTTGGAACAACTTATAGAGAGCCTATTGGGATTGTAGGGTTTGGGAAAGGACTACTTTCTTTACCTTCTCAATTAGGGTTTCTTCAAAAAGGTTTTTCACATTGCTTCTTGCCTTTCAAGTTTGCAAATAATCCTAATATGTCTAGCCCTCTAGTTGTGGGTGAACAAGCCATTTTTTCTaaagaaaattttcaatttaCTCCTATGTTGAAAAGCTCTATGTACCCTAACTTCTATTACATTGGCCTAGAGGCTATAACTGTGGGGAATGGTGGTGCCACTACACAAGTACCCTTAGCCTTGAGAGAATTTGATTCTTTAGGTAATGGTGGAATGTTGATTGATTCTGGAACCACTTACACACACCTACCCGAGCCATTCTACTCGAATCTTCTCACCACCTTTCAATCATCAATAAATTACACACGAGCAAAGGAAGTCGAGGCACAAACAGGATTTGATCTTTGTTATAGACTCCCATGCCCTAATAACAACATTAATACTCTAGTTACCGATGATTTTCCTTTAATTACGTTCCATTTCTTGAACAATGTGAGCCTTATTTTGCCCAATGGGAATAACTTCTATGCCATGGGTGCACCAAGAAACTCAACGGTGGTGAAATGCTTCTTGTTCCAAAGCATGGAAGATTCTAAAGAGGGGCCAGCTGGGATTTTTGGATGCTTCCAACAGCAAAATGTGGAAGTTGTGTATGACTTGGAGAAGGAAAGGATTGGGTTTCAAAACACTGATTGTGCCTCAACTGCAGCTTCTCAAGGACTTCacaagaaataaataatgaaatttTTTGATTTTCGATCTGCTACCTGCTTTTGTCCAAAAAGACTATATATGGAACTAGCTAGTTGCTTGGAAATAAAGAAGCATGCATATTGAAATT containing:
- the LOC104099010 gene encoding probable aspartyl protease At4g16563, coding for MTTPFCFLIFSFLSSALVHFNQCYAKEKIPSSSLVLSLSRSKNSLSIPKSSYNLVKKISETLDGVIEPLREVRDGYLITLNLGTPPQIIQVYMDTGSDLTWVPCGNLSFDCIDCDDYKNHKLMSSFSPSFSSSSSRDFCDSHYCINIHSSDNPFDQCTVAGCSLSSLLKGTCSRPCPSFAYTYGEGVVTGTLTKDTLRVHSNPNSNIREVQKFVFGCVGTTYREPIGIVGFGKGLLSLPSQLGFLQKGFSHCFLPFKFANNPNMSSPLVVGEQAIFSKENFQFTPMLKSSMYPNFYYIGLEAITVGNGGATTQVPLALREFDSLGNGGMLIDSGTTYTHLPEPFYSNLLTTFQSSINYTRAKEVEAQTGFDLCYRLPCPNNNINTLVTDDFPLITFHFLNNVSLILPNGNNFYAMGAPRNSTVVKCFLFQSMEDSKEGPAGIFGCFQQQNVEVVYDLEKERIGFQNTDCASTAASQGLHKK